Proteins encoded together in one Desulfosporosinus meridiei DSM 13257 window:
- the rsmA gene encoding 16S rRNA (adenine(1518)-N(6)/adenine(1519)-N(6))-dimethyltransferase RsmA: MESAAEYTQRLVKHGARALKSMGQNFLINDEVIEEIVAASVLQKDTPLVEIGPGLGVLTRKLAPKVPKMWAIELDQQKINLLYKELKEHSVEVVHQDALKVNLRDLWGDRMGYLIGNLPYYITSPLIMHFLEQADLLSGMTIMVQKEVADRINARPGTKIYGILSIAVQISANVTKIMDVSANSFWPVPKVDSAVIRLDLRPYPGFDVDKKDFFRVVKAAFSQRRKTLGNSLAGGLGLKKEEVIERMQCAGISDGRRAESLSIEEFIVLTKSFI; the protein is encoded by the coding sequence CTGGTAAAGCATGGGGCACGAGCTTTGAAATCCATGGGCCAAAATTTTTTAATAAATGATGAAGTAATTGAAGAAATTGTTGCTGCAAGTGTATTACAAAAAGATACTCCTTTAGTTGAAATTGGGCCTGGCCTGGGAGTGTTAACTCGTAAATTAGCGCCAAAAGTTCCGAAAATGTGGGCAATAGAATTAGACCAACAGAAAATAAATCTTTTGTACAAAGAACTTAAGGAGCACTCTGTGGAAGTTGTGCACCAAGATGCCTTAAAGGTAAATTTAAGGGATTTATGGGGTGATAGAATGGGGTATTTGATAGGGAATTTACCCTACTACATCACCAGTCCACTAATTATGCATTTTTTAGAGCAAGCTGACCTTTTAAGTGGGATGACGATCATGGTTCAAAAAGAGGTTGCTGATCGGATTAATGCTCGGCCAGGCACTAAAATATATGGAATTTTATCTATTGCAGTCCAGATATCGGCTAATGTCACAAAAATCATGGATGTTTCAGCTAATTCTTTCTGGCCTGTTCCTAAAGTAGATTCTGCAGTAATTAGGTTAGACCTCCGCCCTTATCCAGGATTTGATGTTGATAAAAAAGACTTCTTCCGGGTTGTTAAAGCTGCCTTCAGCCAACGAAGAAAAACTCTAGGGAACTCATTGGCCGGTGGGTTAGGCCTAAAAAAGGAGGAAGTCATCGAACGCATGCAGTGTGCGGGGATTTCTGACGGTAGACGAGCAGAGTCACTGAGTATTGAGGAATTTATAGTATTAACTAAGTCCTTTATTTAA
- a CDS encoding glycosyltransferase family 2 protein, producing the protein MFAGIIPAQNEEKSILAALTTILRLPISHIILVLNGCTDRTFELVRSIPDARIHTLYFSDSLGIDIPRAIGALYARHLGVKGALFVDGDMSGDIYENLVKLLDSIESGVDVALTNCYPYIPHRQKLANLVLRFRAKLNRELDLFKSLGLATPTHGPHALSERALRTLPPEAIAIPPLTLYWAQKNNLTIKVAASIPHEALHSPRKHRRHARLIAETIIGDCLMGLSLVKNEPPSRSLGKHTLLGYHPERRFDLLEYWEQSLKSEGIFFEQHIIIPGSPLPPPNLPEAF; encoded by the coding sequence ATGTTCGCAGGCATCATTCCAGCCCAAAATGAAGAAAAGAGCATCTTGGCTGCCTTGACCACCATTCTGCGTCTTCCTATCAGTCATATCATATTAGTACTCAATGGCTGTACAGATCGGACATTTGAACTTGTCCGTTCAATTCCTGATGCTAGAATTCACACTCTCTACTTCTCAGACTCCCTGGGAATTGATATCCCGAGGGCAATTGGAGCACTCTATGCACGCCATTTAGGTGTTAAAGGCGCTCTCTTCGTCGATGGGGATATGTCTGGAGATATCTATGAGAATCTCGTTAAACTTCTTGATTCCATAGAGTCAGGAGTTGATGTAGCCTTAACAAATTGCTATCCTTATATTCCACATCGTCAAAAGTTGGCCAATCTAGTCTTAAGGTTTAGGGCAAAACTAAACCGTGAGCTGGATTTGTTTAAAAGCCTTGGCCTCGCAACCCCAACACACGGACCACATGCACTTTCCGAACGAGCTCTGCGTACTCTTCCTCCCGAAGCAATAGCTATCCCACCCCTCACCCTATACTGGGCCCAAAAAAACAACCTGACTATTAAAGTTGCTGCATCAATTCCCCACGAAGCTCTTCATTCTCCCAGAAAACATCGTCGTCATGCCCGACTGATTGCTGAAACCATTATCGGAGATTGCTTAATGGGATTATCCCTTGTCAAAAATGAGCCTCCCTCTAGATCCTTGGGAAAACACACTTTATTAGGCTATCATCCTGAACGACGTTTTGATCTTCTTGAATACTGGGAGCAGTCCCTTAAGTCTGAAGGAATTTTCTTTGAACAGCATATAATTATCCCCGGATCTCCCCTGCCACCGCCAAATCTACCTGAAGCTTTCTAG
- the yabG gene encoding sporulation peptidase YabG yields MIQVGDVVARLSHQQDVYFHVYKIQGNNFKGKGSNSVILKGLNLRLLADAPISDLVLKSPVEVANYEREDHKMIYQKLHKLTSQRKVEFDDQKEFFEIPGRVLQLDGDQEYLQQCIKTYRQMGIEAKGICKSEIEQPRVIRKILQENPTDILVLTGHDGLISGKKDFHSMDSYRSSRYFVESVLEARRFQHNRDALVIFAGACQSNYEAILSAGANFASSPKRMLIHAFDPVFIVERIAFTPTDQIVSVKDILTHTITGTDGVGGVETRGQMRRGYPRSPY; encoded by the coding sequence ATGATTCAGGTTGGGGATGTTGTAGCACGTCTATCACATCAGCAGGATGTCTATTTCCATGTTTATAAAATACAGGGCAACAATTTTAAAGGCAAAGGATCTAACTCTGTGATTCTTAAAGGACTTAATTTAAGGTTATTGGCAGATGCCCCCATCTCGGATCTTGTGTTGAAGAGTCCTGTAGAGGTTGCAAATTATGAACGGGAAGATCATAAAATGATTTATCAAAAGTTACACAAACTGACAAGTCAGAGAAAAGTAGAATTCGACGATCAAAAAGAATTCTTTGAAATACCTGGCCGAGTTTTGCAGCTTGATGGGGATCAGGAATATTTGCAGCAATGTATTAAGACCTATCGTCAAATGGGAATTGAGGCTAAAGGGATTTGCAAATCAGAAATAGAGCAACCGAGAGTAATACGCAAAATATTGCAAGAGAACCCTACGGATATATTAGTGTTGACAGGGCATGATGGGTTGATTTCAGGAAAAAAAGATTTTCATAGTATGGACAGCTACCGGAGTTCTCGTTATTTTGTGGAATCTGTTTTAGAAGCTCGGCGTTTTCAGCATAATAGAGATGCACTTGTTATCTTTGCAGGTGCCTGTCAATCAAATTATGAAGCGATTCTATCAGCAGGAGCAAATTTTGCTTCATCGCCTAAACGCATGCTAATTCACGCTTTCGATCCAGTATTTATTGTTGAGAGAATTGCATTTACCCCAACAGATCAAATTGTTTCTGTAAAGGATATTTTAACCCACACAATTACGGGAACAGACGGAGTAGGGGGGGTAGAAACAAGGGGACAGATGCGAAGGGGTTATCCGCGAAGCCCGTATTAA
- a CDS encoding L,D-transpeptidase has product MPNYQIYIYTASRLLELYKDNQRIRSYPIAVGKKSTPTPPGNYYIATKTMQPGGVFGTRWLGLSIPYYGIHGTNNPMSIGQAVSKGCIRMYNHDVEELYQIIETETPVIIQA; this is encoded by the coding sequence ATGCCCAACTATCAAATCTATATTTATACAGCTAGTCGATTGCTTGAACTCTATAAAGACAATCAACGAATTCGTTCCTATCCTATAGCAGTCGGCAAGAAGTCAACCCCTACTCCTCCAGGCAATTACTATATCGCCACCAAAACAATGCAGCCCGGCGGAGTCTTCGGCACCCGCTGGCTGGGACTATCTATCCCTTACTATGGAATTCATGGCACCAATAACCCCATGAGCATTGGGCAAGCGGTATCAAAAGGTTGTATTCGTATGTACAATCACGACGTAGAAGAGCTCTACCAAATTATCGAAACCGAAACTCCCGTAATCATACAGGCATAA
- a CDS encoding cyanophycinase, with translation MTERVEGKLLIIGGAEDKKNECKILKRFVEESGGREARITVLTAATEYPLQVGTEYYSLFLQLGAKEVQVLDVSDRTQANRQGIEKEFEQSTGIFFTGGDQLRITGLLGGTLLGRKLQLLYENGIIIAGTSAGASVMSDTMIVGGEAGTAKKNTLSMAPGLGLLRSVVVDQHFAQRGRIGRLLSAISQNPYVLGVGIDEDTAILVQSDASFSVIGSNTVTVVDASTSTTTNVSETTPGQSLVLSPIVMHVLSEGYGFDLKQRVSKL, from the coding sequence TTGACAGAACGTGTTGAAGGAAAACTGCTTATTATTGGTGGAGCAGAAGATAAGAAAAACGAGTGTAAAATTTTAAAGAGATTTGTTGAGGAATCAGGAGGTAGAGAAGCACGGATTACCGTATTGACCGCTGCGACGGAATATCCTCTTCAGGTGGGGACAGAGTATTATTCATTGTTTTTACAACTAGGGGCTAAGGAAGTTCAGGTTCTGGATGTTTCAGACCGTACACAAGCTAACAGACAAGGAATTGAAAAAGAATTTGAACAGTCGACAGGGATTTTCTTTACAGGGGGTGATCAACTAAGAATAACTGGATTGCTGGGTGGTACGTTGCTAGGACGTAAGCTTCAATTATTATATGAGAACGGGATCATTATTGCAGGAACAAGTGCAGGAGCATCTGTCATGTCCGATACAATGATTGTCGGTGGAGAAGCAGGAACCGCCAAGAAAAACACTTTATCTATGGCTCCGGGGCTGGGGCTCCTTCGTTCTGTAGTGGTAGATCAACATTTTGCCCAACGAGGGAGAATTGGCAGACTTTTATCGGCGATTTCTCAGAATCCCTATGTACTGGGAGTGGGTATTGACGAGGATACTGCCATTTTAGTTCAATCAGATGCCAGTTTTTCAGTGATAGGAAGCAATACAGTAACAGTCGTTGATGCATCAACTTCAACCACTACAAATGTTTCTGAAACCACCCCTGGCCAATCTCTGGTATTAAGCCCGATTGTAATGCATGTTTTATCTGAGGGCTATGGGTTTGATCTTAAGCAGCGAGTCTCTAAGCTTTGA
- the cphA gene encoding cyanophycin synthetase → MEIREIHAVEGANVYSHRPIIRAIVDLQEWTERFTDELGDFRQRLVEQLPGLEEHYCSRGKRGGFLERLHEGTLIGHVIEHVTIELLTQAGQTIKYGKTMAVLDKPGWYEIIFNYEDKTGAIEGFKLGFLLVDTLLKGNSFDVLKAVNQIKSEMAKCELGVSTQVIVKACEERGIPVSRLNEGSLLQLGYGRNQRRIQATITDATSSIGVDIACDKEMTKKVLSEGGVPVPYGLIVRTEEEAVKAFIDMNTSVVIKPLNGNQGKGVTLQLTSIAEVRAAFKVAQTYGEWVIIEEYIEGEHFRLVVVGERLIAAAKRVPAHVIGDGQSTIEELVAQTNLDPLRGDDHEKVLTKIKIDSVVLLNLTLKDLTMESVPLKGEVVYLRDSANLSTGGIAEDVTDLVHPDNVEMAVYASKLVGLDVAGIDLVIEDIEASYRERRGCIIEVNAAPGIRMHHFPSKGKARDVGKAIVEQVIPTGNGRIPIVAISGTNGKTTTTRMISKLLTDQKLFVGMTSTDGIVINKKMWARGDMTGPDSAKVVLRHPQVQVAVLETARGGILRSGLGYDYADVAVITNVSSDHLGQYGIETLEDIAHVKSLIAEVVKPHSYVVLNADDPYVVQMAQRTKGRVIFFSTEKDNIHIRKHLAKGGTAVFVRRGMILLCQGSQIFRICSVKQIPVTWDGKAKHNIQNTLAAIASGWALGISTAAIRDSLQGFSSDSEHNRGRLNLYKVDGVDVFVDYGHNAAGIAEIAKTLKHFKKKSLVGCITVPGDRPDEMVREVGRIAAKGFQRLIIREDQDLRGRKPGEIAQILYHEAIASGMDTKNIMVVLPELDAFCRGLDSCSPGDTFVMFFEHLEPIEEEIRKRLELQKALSYVPAQNDWVVGGEF, encoded by the coding sequence ATGGAGATTAGAGAAATCCATGCAGTCGAAGGGGCCAATGTGTACAGCCATCGCCCAATTATTCGAGCTATTGTGGATCTCCAAGAATGGACGGAACGGTTTACTGATGAACTGGGTGACTTTCGGCAGCGACTTGTTGAACAGCTACCCGGCTTAGAAGAGCACTACTGCTCTAGAGGCAAACGCGGAGGGTTCCTAGAGCGTCTACATGAGGGAACTCTTATCGGCCATGTCATTGAACATGTGACTATAGAACTATTAACTCAAGCCGGCCAAACAATTAAATATGGTAAAACTATGGCTGTATTAGATAAGCCTGGTTGGTATGAAATTATTTTTAATTACGAAGATAAAACCGGTGCCATTGAGGGTTTTAAATTAGGTTTTTTACTTGTTGATACCCTCTTAAAAGGAAACTCCTTTGATGTATTAAAGGCAGTAAATCAAATTAAATCCGAAATGGCTAAGTGCGAGTTAGGGGTCTCAACACAAGTAATTGTTAAGGCCTGTGAGGAACGAGGAATTCCAGTTTCTCGTCTCAATGAGGGAAGTTTATTGCAGTTAGGTTATGGCCGCAACCAAAGACGTATTCAAGCGACAATCACAGATGCAACGTCAAGCATAGGGGTGGATATCGCTTGTGACAAAGAAATGACCAAGAAAGTGCTTAGTGAGGGTGGAGTGCCTGTTCCATATGGTCTGATTGTGCGAACCGAAGAAGAAGCTGTAAAAGCATTTATTGATATGAATACTTCGGTTGTCATTAAACCCTTGAATGGTAATCAAGGGAAGGGAGTAACTCTTCAACTCACAAGCATAGCGGAGGTCAGAGCAGCGTTTAAGGTAGCTCAAACTTATGGCGAGTGGGTTATTATAGAGGAATATATAGAAGGAGAGCATTTCCGCTTAGTTGTTGTAGGCGAGCGGCTGATTGCGGCAGCCAAGAGAGTGCCGGCCCACGTGATTGGAGATGGGCAATCCACTATTGAAGAGTTAGTTGCCCAAACTAATTTGGATCCGCTGCGTGGAGATGATCATGAGAAGGTCTTAACGAAGATCAAAATTGATTCCGTCGTCCTTCTGAACTTAACTCTTAAAGACTTAACCATGGAATCTGTTCCGCTAAAGGGAGAAGTTGTCTACTTGAGGGACAGTGCAAATCTAAGCACCGGAGGGATTGCAGAAGATGTGACGGATCTTGTACATCCGGATAATGTAGAGATGGCGGTCTATGCCTCGAAGCTGGTAGGGTTAGATGTGGCTGGAATAGACTTAGTTATTGAGGATATTGAAGCTTCCTATCGCGAGAGAAGAGGCTGTATTATCGAGGTGAACGCAGCTCCGGGTATTCGAATGCATCATTTTCCAAGTAAAGGGAAAGCGCGAGATGTCGGTAAAGCTATTGTTGAACAAGTTATCCCCACCGGAAACGGACGCATCCCCATTGTTGCAATCAGTGGCACTAATGGCAAAACGACAACTACCCGCATGATTAGTAAGTTACTTACAGATCAAAAGCTATTTGTGGGAATGACATCAACTGATGGGATAGTTATTAATAAAAAAATGTGGGCAAGAGGAGACATGACCGGGCCGGATAGTGCTAAAGTCGTTTTGAGACATCCACAGGTTCAAGTAGCTGTATTAGAAACCGCAAGAGGAGGAATCCTCCGGTCAGGATTGGGTTATGATTATGCAGATGTTGCGGTAATTACTAATGTTTCAAGTGATCATCTTGGTCAATACGGAATAGAAACTCTTGAAGATATTGCTCATGTTAAGAGTCTAATTGCTGAAGTAGTTAAACCCCATAGCTACGTGGTTTTAAATGCTGATGATCCATACGTCGTCCAAATGGCACAGCGAACCAAGGGAAGGGTCATCTTCTTCAGCACGGAAAAAGATAATATTCATATTCGAAAACACCTGGCGAAAGGTGGAACAGCGGTCTTTGTACGCAGAGGTATGATACTTCTTTGTCAAGGCTCCCAGATTTTTCGCATTTGTTCCGTAAAACAAATTCCCGTCACATGGGATGGGAAGGCTAAACACAATATTCAAAATACCCTTGCAGCAATTGCTTCAGGATGGGCTCTGGGGATAAGTACTGCAGCTATTCGAGATTCTCTCCAAGGGTTTTCTTCAGACTCAGAACACAATCGTGGACGACTTAATCTATATAAGGTCGATGGTGTGGATGTATTTGTTGATTACGGACATAATGCAGCAGGTATTGCAGAAATTGCTAAAACCCTTAAACATTTTAAGAAGAAATCCCTCGTGGGCTGTATTACTGTTCCTGGAGATAGACCTGATGAGATGGTGAGAGAAGTAGGGCGGATTGCAGCAAAAGGGTTTCAACGACTGATTATTCGTGAGGATCAAGATCTACGGGGACGAAAACCCGGTGAAATTGCTCAAATTCTATATCATGAAGCTATAGCCAGTGGTATGGATACTAAGAACATAATGGTTGTACTCCCAGAGTTAGATGCCTTTTGTCGAGGGCTGGATAGTTGCTCGCCTGGGGACACATTTGTAATGTTCTTTGAGCATCTAGAGCCGATTGAGGAAGAAATTCGAAAGAGGCTTGAATTGCAGAAGGCTTTATCTTATGTTCCGGCACAGAACGATTGGGTTGTTGGTGGTGAGTTTTAA
- the ispE gene encoding 4-(cytidine 5'-diphospho)-2-C-methyl-D-erythritol kinase, which produces MGESFLTMFANAKINLALAITGVREDGFHDLQSVMQSIELHDIVKVRRYGEKIVCRCGRLSGSGNLAYKAAMEFLEQAKLSGGIEIEIEKHIPIQAGLAGGSADAAATLCLLNRLYDEPLSTDELLKLAGICGADVAFCLQGGTMWATGRGERLEPLPKAPRIDLVLIKPDSGVNTGEAYRQFDLLGQSGQLSKMDWEKALEEKSVHRIRELLYNDLEPASIQLVPIIQEYKKILVDLGCSGALMSGSGSSVFGIAQGENHARQVASELRKRGFKHVWVTNTI; this is translated from the coding sequence ATGGGAGAATCTTTTCTTACAATGTTCGCAAATGCGAAGATTAATTTAGCATTGGCCATAACTGGTGTCCGGGAAGATGGGTTCCATGATCTTCAGAGTGTTATGCAATCCATTGAATTACACGATATTGTTAAGGTTCGTCGTTATGGTGAAAAAATCGTATGTCGTTGTGGAAGATTAAGTGGTTCGGGAAATTTGGCCTATAAGGCAGCGATGGAGTTTTTAGAACAAGCTAAACTATCCGGTGGAATAGAGATTGAAATTGAAAAACACATTCCGATACAGGCTGGATTAGCTGGAGGGAGTGCTGATGCCGCAGCCACTCTTTGTTTATTAAATCGGCTTTATGATGAACCCTTAAGCACTGATGAGCTGCTTAAGCTGGCAGGTATATGTGGAGCGGATGTGGCCTTTTGTCTTCAAGGTGGAACCATGTGGGCAACGGGACGTGGTGAGCGGCTCGAGCCATTGCCTAAAGCTCCCAGAATAGATCTTGTCTTAATAAAGCCAGATTCAGGAGTGAATACGGGGGAGGCTTATCGACAGTTTGACTTATTAGGACAATCAGGTCAATTAAGCAAAATGGATTGGGAAAAGGCCTTAGAGGAAAAATCAGTACACAGAATTAGGGAACTTCTCTATAATGATCTGGAACCTGCCTCAATTCAACTAGTTCCCATTATTCAAGAATATAAGAAAATTTTAGTGGATTTGGGATGTTCGGGAGCCTTAATGTCTGGAAGCGGCTCGAGTGTATTTGGAATTGCCCAAGGAGAGAACCATGCGAGGCAAGTTGCATCCGAGTTGAGAAAAAGGGGTTTTAAACACGTTTGGGTGACAAATACTATCTAA
- a CDS encoding GntR family transcriptional regulator gives MGKRLLPVILDGYKPLREIVFESMRDAILSGVLEPGERLMEIQLAEEMGVSRTPVREAIRKLELENFVVMIPRKGAYVAGVSSKDVADVFEIRSALEGLAAGLAAERITEDELEQMERVLFYRANAEGEMDLEQIVKSDTDFHALVYSASRNERLIQILANLREQIQRFRATSLAVPGRNKLALEEHRMIVEALRKHDSEEAQSLAMAHIVTAENVMFDVLSIKNEPDKVDK, from the coding sequence ATGGGAAAACGATTATTGCCGGTGATACTAGACGGTTATAAACCATTACGGGAGATTGTTTTTGAGTCTATGAGGGATGCGATTTTAAGTGGCGTTCTTGAACCGGGAGAGAGGCTGATGGAGATTCAGTTAGCCGAAGAAATGGGGGTTAGCCGAACCCCGGTACGTGAAGCAATTCGGAAATTAGAATTGGAGAACTTTGTTGTCATGATTCCACGTAAGGGGGCCTATGTTGCCGGGGTTTCGTCAAAAGATGTCGCTGATGTTTTCGAAATACGTTCAGCTCTTGAAGGGCTGGCAGCAGGGCTGGCAGCAGAACGTATTACGGAAGATGAATTAGAACAAATGGAGCGAGTATTATTTTATCGAGCCAATGCCGAAGGCGAGATGGATTTAGAGCAGATTGTAAAGTCTGACACGGATTTTCATGCCTTGGTGTATAGTGCGAGCCGCAATGAACGATTAATTCAGATTTTAGCTAACTTGAGGGAACAAATCCAACGTTTTCGGGCCACTTCTTTAGCGGTACCAGGACGAAATAAGCTGGCTCTTGAGGAGCATAGAATGATTGTTGAAGCATTAAGAAAACATGATAGCGAAGAAGCCCAGTCATTAGCAATGGCGCATATAGTTACAGCAGAGAATGTCATGTTTGATGTACTCAGTATTAAGAATGAGCCGGACAAGGTGGATAAATAA
- the purR gene encoding pur operon repressor gives MEKMKRAERMVAITQVLMLKPNVLTPLALFAEQFRTAKSTISEDLMAVKGSLQLSGHGHLETIPGAAGGVRYIPEISKGEATAVLNSLAERLNDKERILAGGFIYMTDLLFNPSILRPLGLIFAGAFRQKKPDVVVTIETKGIPLALVTAEALGVPMVVIRSGNKVTEGSSVSINYVSGSSRRIQTMSLSRRALEARQRVLIIDDFMKAGGTALGIKSLMEEFQADVVGIGILVEAQITSEPKLVEGYLSLLQLKELNPDSGKTTVVPVFL, from the coding sequence GTGGAGAAAATGAAAAGAGCGGAACGGATGGTGGCCATCACTCAAGTGCTGATGTTAAAGCCCAATGTCCTGACTCCTTTAGCCTTATTTGCAGAACAATTTCGAACAGCTAAGTCCACAATTAGTGAGGATTTAATGGCTGTCAAGGGGAGTTTGCAGCTCTCCGGGCATGGTCATCTTGAAACCATTCCAGGGGCTGCCGGAGGGGTGCGTTATATTCCGGAGATTTCCAAGGGAGAAGCAACTGCCGTGCTCAATTCCTTAGCAGAACGGTTGAATGATAAAGAGCGAATTTTAGCGGGTGGCTTTATTTACATGACGGATTTGTTGTTTAATCCATCTATTCTACGACCACTAGGGTTAATATTTGCAGGTGCCTTTCGACAAAAGAAGCCTGATGTAGTAGTAACTATCGAAACTAAAGGTATTCCCTTGGCCCTTGTCACAGCAGAGGCGCTGGGAGTGCCTATGGTGGTCATACGAAGCGGCAACAAGGTTACGGAAGGTTCCTCGGTCAGCATCAATTATGTTTCCGGGTCATCCCGACGTATTCAAACAATGTCCCTTTCTAGAAGAGCTTTAGAAGCACGACAACGAGTGCTGATTATTGATGATTTCATGAAAGCCGGCGGAACAGCGTTGGGAATCAAAAGTCTGATGGAAGAATTTCAAGCAGATGTTGTCGGTATTGGTATTTTGGTGGAAGCACAAATAACTTCAGAGCCAAAGCTTGTTGAAGGGTATCTGTCGTTGTTACAGCTTAAGGAGTTGAATCCTGACTCAGGAAAAACCACAGTTGTTCCTGTCTTTTTGTAA
- the spoVG gene encoding septation regulator SpoVG — protein sequence MNITDVRVRKINTEGKMKAVVSVTFDNAFVVHDVKVVEGMNGIFVAMPSRKTPEGEFRDIAHPISAVAREVIQTAVLKAYQEAI from the coding sequence ATGAATATTACCGATGTGCGGGTTCGGAAGATTAATACTGAAGGAAAAATGAAAGCAGTAGTCTCAGTAACCTTTGATAATGCTTTCGTTGTTCACGATGTCAAAGTTGTAGAAGGTATGAATGGGATTTTTGTAGCTATGCCAAGTCGTAAAACTCCTGAAGGGGAATTTCGTGATATCGCCCATCCCATTTCAGCTGTTGCCAGAGAAGTCATTCAGACTGCGGTTTTAAAAGCTTATCAAGAAGCCATTTGA
- the glmU gene encoding bifunctional UDP-N-acetylglucosamine diphosphorylase/glucosamine-1-phosphate N-acetyltransferase GlmU, translating to MSNLVAVIMAAGKGTRMKSKLPKVMHTLAGKTLVEHVLDMVGKVGVNRPLVIVGHGRESVEACINNRAEIVIQTEQLGTGHAVLQAMPYVEDDQTVLVLSGDQPLLRSETLNALVELHQAQGASATVLTAVIEQPFGYGRIIKKGVDLVRIVEEKDASPEEREIKEINTGTYCFKGSALKTALSKITTQNAQGEYYLTEVFDIFLKNQEKILTYSTTNSYEALGINSRGQLAEAEAIVRKSILDYWMAEGVTIVDPVSTFIGIDVELAQDVTILPFTRLLGKTVIEEDAVIGPQTTIDNCIVGCGAAVTYTVARDSEIGEGCNIGPFSYLRPGTKLGPAVKIGDFVEIKNSWIEAGAKVPHLSYIGDAHVGKSANIGAGTITCNYDGVNKHLTKIGDHAFIGSNTNLVAPVEVGEYAVTGAGSTVTKDVPAKALVVERSQQVIKEHWHREKIK from the coding sequence ATGTCTAATTTGGTAGCGGTGATTATGGCAGCAGGAAAAGGTACAAGAATGAAATCAAAGTTGCCGAAAGTTATGCATACATTGGCTGGAAAAACTCTTGTAGAACATGTCTTGGATATGGTGGGCAAAGTCGGGGTTAACCGCCCGCTGGTTATTGTAGGACATGGCCGGGAGAGTGTCGAAGCCTGTATAAATAATAGAGCGGAGATTGTCATTCAAACTGAACAACTTGGTACCGGACATGCAGTTCTGCAAGCGATGCCTTATGTAGAAGATGATCAGACGGTTCTTGTTTTAAGCGGTGATCAACCGTTGCTTAGATCCGAGACTTTAAATGCTCTGGTTGAATTGCATCAGGCTCAGGGGGCCAGTGCTACGGTTTTGACAGCCGTTATCGAGCAGCCTTTTGGATATGGCAGGATTATTAAAAAGGGTGTGGATCTTGTTAGGATTGTTGAAGAAAAAGATGCAAGTCCAGAGGAAAGGGAGATTAAGGAAATAAACACCGGGACCTACTGTTTTAAGGGATCGGCATTAAAAACTGCACTGTCAAAGATTACAACCCAGAATGCCCAAGGGGAATATTATCTAACGGAAGTATTTGATATTTTCCTTAAAAATCAAGAAAAAATATTAACCTATAGTACAACCAATTCCTATGAAGCCCTAGGCATTAATAGTCGTGGTCAATTAGCTGAGGCTGAGGCAATTGTACGTAAGAGCATCTTAGACTATTGGATGGCCGAGGGAGTTACAATTGTTGATCCGGTGTCTACATTTATTGGGATAGATGTAGAACTGGCTCAGGACGTGACAATATTGCCGTTTACACGATTATTAGGTAAAACTGTGATTGAAGAAGATGCTGTTATTGGGCCACAGACAACCATCGATAATTGTATCGTTGGATGTGGTGCCGCAGTAACTTACACGGTAGCTAGGGATTCGGAAATAGGTGAAGGTTGTAATATTGGTCCGTTCAGTTACTTGCGTCCAGGCACTAAGTTAGGACCTGCGGTCAAGATAGGGGACTTTGTCGAAATCAAAAATAGCTGGATTGAAGCTGGAGCCAAGGTGCCCCATTTAAGTTATATTGGGGATGCGCATGTTGGGAAATCTGCTAATATCGGAGCGGGAACAATTACTTGTAACTATGATGGGGTTAACAAACATCTCACCAAGATTGGAGATCATGCATTTATTGGCAGCAATACTAATTTAGTTGCGCCTGTCGAAGTGGGGGAATATGCAGTCACGGGTGCAGGGTCAACTGTTACTAAGGATGTACCGGCAAAGGCCTTGGTTGTTGAACGGAGCCAACAAGTTATCAAGGAACATTGGCATCGCGAAAAGATTAAATAG